Proteins encoded together in one Telopea speciosissima isolate NSW1024214 ecotype Mountain lineage chromosome 6, Tspe_v1, whole genome shotgun sequence window:
- the LOC122665204 gene encoding formyltetrahydrofolate deformylase 1, mitochondrial-like: protein MTQKLLRNVLFSFPQVIGFTRRAVSTWRFPADPSTSATTLGIHVFHCPDEVGIVAKLSECIAVRGGNILNVDVFVPENKQFYCRSEFVFDPIRWPRAEMDGDFFKLSKMFNAMKSIVRVPDFDPKYKIAVLASKQDHCLVDLLHAWQDGRLPVDITRVISNHDRGPNTHVIRFLERHGIPYHYLCTAPTNKRESEILNLVQHTDFLVLARYMQILSGNFLENYGKDIINIHHGLLPSFKGGNPARQAFDAGVKLIGATSHFVTEELDAGPIIEQMVERVSHRDNLRSFVQKSENLEKQCLEKAIKSYCELRVQPYEKIKTVVF, encoded by the exons ATGACTCAAAAACTTCTCCGAAACGTGTTGTTCAGTTTCCCGCAGGTTATAGGATTCACAAGGAGGGCCGTCAGCACATGGCGATTTCCCGCCGACCCTTCCACGTCCGCTACTACTCTCGGAATCCACGTCTTTCACTGCCCT GATGAAGTTGGGATTGTCGCCAAGCTATCGGAGTGCATAGCTGTGAGAGGGGGAAACATTCTCAACGTAGACGTGTTTGTTCCTGAAAACAAGCAGTTCTATTGTCGAAG CGAGTTTGTCTTTGACCCCATCAGATGGCCACGGGCAGAAATGGATGGGGACTTTTTCAAACTGTCAAAGATGTTTAATGCAATGAAATCCATTGTACGGGTGCCCGACTTTGACCCCAAATATAAAATTGCAGTTCTTGCTTCAAAGCAG GACCACTGTCTGGTTGATTTGCTACATGCATGGCAAGACGGGAGGCTTCCTGTTGATATAACTCGTGTTATAAG TAATCATGACAGAGGTCCAAATACCCATGTTATTCGTTTTCTTGAAAGGCATGGAATTCCATACCATTACTTGTGCACGGCTCcaacaaataaaagagaaagtgaaatcTTGAATTTGGTTCAACACACTGATTTTCTAGTGCTAGCTAGATATATGCAG ATTTTATCTGGAAATTTTTTAGAGAACTATGGAAAGGACATAATTAACATTCACCATGGCCTTTTGCCATCATTCAAGGGTGGAAATCCTGCTAGACAG GCCTTTGATGCTGGTGTAAAGTTGATTGGTGCAACAAGTCACTTTGTAACTGAAGAACTTGATGCGGGGCCAATTATTGAGCAGATG GTAGAGAGAGTCTCCCACCGAGATAACCTGCGGAGTTTTGTTCAGAAATCAGAGAACTTGGAGAAGCAATGCTTGGAAAAGGCGATAAAATCATATTGTGAGCTTCGAGTGCAACCCTATGAAAAAATCAAGACTGTTGTATTTTGA
- the LOC122665199 gene encoding pentatricopeptide repeat-containing protein At5g14080: protein MKRAPIEAAKIISNALISASNRSRPSRSWSPLLEQTLHQLGCRDSLTPSLVARVIDPFLLDHHSLATGFFNWVSQRPGFSHTAITYQSLLKSLSISRQFNSVDKLLKQIKTQKIIVDSSVYRSVIASLIIGKKAQNAFLVFSEVRELSHEIGPDTCNSLLAALASDGCIDSAKEVFDEMGSRGIPFSTLGFGVFIGRFCRTAELDETLGLLDEIKSGNWEMNGSIVALLIVDGLCRVSRISEAFKVLEELRSRACKPDFMAYRIVAEAFRSIGEPEETEVVLKKKRKLGVAPRAKDYREFIFALISERRVQEVKDLGEAIVSGNFPIEEDVLNALIGSVSSIDPESAIMFFKSMLGQGRLPTLLTLSNLSRNLSKRGKIDELLEVFQVLSSKDYFSDLESYNLMVSFLCKAGRVKEAYAVLQEMRRKGFGPDVCAFNSLMEACCREDLLRPAKRLWDEMFASGCPGNLKTYNILIQKFSETGEVEEAEHLFHHMLGKGVSPDATTYRSLLEELCREAKVEAAYEIFNKCVEQDVLLARTILSRLVLSLCKEGHFVAASKVVRGMDPHPEISDSHVILLRCLVDAGEFKIAIEHVKWVRDTSPSILRTISSELQASLSSSLNPEPILQLLSKIKEPLVSNNDAWMDISKGAFKGY, encoded by the exons ATGAAACGAGCTCCCATCGAGGCTGCGAAGATAATAAGCAATGCACTCATTTCCGCTTCGAATCGTTCGAGACCGAGTCGTTCATGGAGCCCTTTACTCGAACAGACTCTACATCAACTCGGCTGCCGAGACTCTCTCACACCGTCACTCGTCGCCCGGGTCATCGATCCGTTTCTCCTTGACCATCATTCACTTGCAACAGGCTTCTTCAACTGGGTTTCTCAGAGGCCCGGATTCTCACACACTGCCATTACCTATCAATCTCTTCTTAAATCCCTCTCAATTTCGCGCCAATTCAACTCCGTTGATAAGCTCCTCAAACAGATCAAAACCCAGAAGATCATTGTCGACTCATCCGTCTATCGCTCTGTAATTGCTTCACTAATCATTGGTAAGAAAGCTCAGAACGCCTTTTTAGTCTTCAGTGAAGTTAGAGAATTAAGTCATGAAATAGGACCTGATACATGTAATTCGCTACTTGCTGCCCTTGCCTCCGATGGGTGCATTGATTCTGCAAAAGAGGTGTTTGATGAAATGGGTTCTAGAGGTATCCCTTTTAGTACTCTGGGATTTGGTGTGTTTATTGGGAGGTTTTGTAGAACCGCAGAATTGGATGAGACATTGGGTTTGTTAGATGAGATTAAAAGTGGCAATTGGGAGATGAATGGGTCGATTGTAGCGCTTTTGATAGTTGATGGGCTTTGCAGGGTGTCTAGGATATCAGAGGCTTTCAAGGTATTGGAGGAGCTCCGGAGCAGAGCATGTAAACCCGATTTTATGGCATATAGGATTGTGGCTGAAGCTTTTCGTTCCATAGGGGAACCAGAGGAAACCGAGGTggtcttgaagaagaagagaaagctaGGGGTGGCACCTAGGGCCAAAGATTATAGAGAATTTATCTTTGCTTTGATTTCAGAAAGACGGGTACAGGAAGTAAAAGATTTGGGTGAAGCTATTGTAAGTGGAAATTTTCCAATTGAGGAAGATGTTCTCAATGCTTTGATAGGATCAGTCTCTTCCATTGATCCTGAGTCTGCAATCATGTTCTTTAAGTCCATGCTTGGGCAAGGAAGGTTACCAACTCTTCTTACTTTGAGCAATTTGAGTAGAAATCTAAGTAAAAGAGGCAAGATTGATGAGCTGTTGGAGGTTTTTCAGGTTCTTTCTTCCAAGGATTACTTCTCAGATTTGGAGAGTTACAATTTGATGGTTTCATTTCTTTGCAAGGCAGGGAGAGTGAAAGAAGCTTACGCTGTTCTACAGGAAATGAGAAGGAAAGGTTTTGGTCCAGATGTCTGTGCTTTTAATTCTTTAATGGAAGCTTGCTGTAGAGAAGATCTCTTGCGTCCTGCAAAGAGGTTGTGGGATGAGATGTTTGCCAGTGGGTGTCCTGGAAACCTGAAGACTTACAACATTCTTATTCAGAAGTTTTCGGAAACAGGTGAGGTTGAAGAAGCTGAGCACCTTTTTCACCACATGTTAGGGAAAGGAGTGTCTCCTGATGCCACAACATACAGATCCCTCCTTGAAGAACTTTGTCGAGAAGCAAAGGTGGAAGCTGCTTATGAGATCTTCAACAAGTGTGTTGAGCAGGATGTTTTGCTTGCACGAACAATATTAAGTCGATTAGTGCTTTCTCTATGCAAAGAAG GTCACTTTGTGGCAGCCTCTAAGGTAGTCCGTGGTATGGATCCTCATCCAGAAATTTCTGACTCCCACGTAATTTTACTGAGGTGTTTAGTGGATGCTGGAGAGTTCAAGATCGCAATAGAACATGTAAAATGGGTCAGGGACACTTCACCCTCTATATTAAGAACAATATCTTCTGAACTTCAagcatctctttcttcttctttaaatccAGAGCCGATCCTACAGCTGCTTTCAAAAATAAAGGAACCTCTAGTTTCTAATAATGATGCTTGGATGGATATATCCAAGGGAGCATTTAAAGGATACTAA
- the LOC122665205 gene encoding uncharacterized protein LOC122665205, which yields MMPLRRILEVESPSPLSYIMGALVMIIGVVLPVGYMMFRNKRVPLSSSYSKQT from the exons ATGATGCCT CTAAGGAGGATATTGGAGGTAGAATCACCGAGCCCACTGAGTTACATAATGGGAGCATTGGTTATGATTATCGGAGTCGTTTTGCCTGTTGGCTACATGATGTTCCGAAATAAGCGTGTACCCTTGTCTTCCTCCTACTCCAAGCAGACGTAG